The DNA sequence ATGCTCGGCCGCACCGGGATGCTCACCTCGGTCTTGCCGGGGGAGTCGGCGTAGCTGGCGACGGTCGCGTTGGTGCCGACGACCTTGACGTCGAGCTCCGCGTTGGCGATGACGTTCACCTCGACGACGATGTCCACGCCGCGAGGAGCCAGCGCTCCGATGGCGCGCGCAGTGTCGGACTCCGTGTAATCGACGACGTGGTGCGCTCCCGCTGCGCGGGCCAGCTCGCCCTTCTCGGGGCTGCTGACCGTGGCGATCACGGTTGCGCCCGCCCAGACCGCGAGCTGGATCGCGGCGTGACCGACCGCTCCCGCGCCTCCCGCGACGAGCACCGTCCGGCCCTCGAGGGTGCCGGGCGCCAGCTGCTCCGGCGCGAACTCGTACGCCGTGAGCGCGCGGTGCGCGGTCAGCGCGGGGATGCCGAGCGAGGCGCCGGCGTCGAAGCCCACGTCGTCGGGCAGCGCGACCACGAGGCGCTCCGGCAGGACGACCAGCTCCTGCGCGGTGCCGTCGCGTCGCTGGTACGCGGCGTCCCACACCCACACGCGGTCGCCGGGACGGAAGGCCGTGACGCCGCCGCCGACCTCGTCGACGACGCCCGCGCCGTCCTGGTTCGGCACCTGCGGCCGCGGGAGCTCCGCATCGCCGCTTCCGCGTCGCGACTTCCAGTCGGTCGGGTTGACGCCGGACACGTGGATGCGGACGCGGACCTCGCCGGCTCCGGGGCGGGGCTCCTCCCGGTCGCCGAGGACGAGGACGTCGGAGTCGCCGGTGCGCGTGTAGGTGACAGCCTTCATGGGTCTCAGCAAACCACCTCCACCCGGGCCGTGCCAGCGCGAGGCTCAGCCGGCCGAGCAGGCCCCGGAGCTGATCGGCGCCGAGCTCACCGCCGACAGGACGGGCCGGAGCTCGGAGAGGGTGAGCGCGTACCCCGTGTCCGGGTCGATCGTCGACCGGGCGAAGACGACCCCCACGACCTCTCCGGCGCTGTCGAGCAGCGGGCCGCCGGAATTGCCGGGCCGTACCGATCCGCGGAGCGAGTAGATGTCGCGCTCGACGGTGCCGCTCTGGTAGATGTCGGTGCCGCGGGCGAGCAGGCGGTCGCGGACGCGCTGCGGGCTGATCGTGAACGGTCCATTGCCCGGGTAGC is a window from the Leifsonia sp. AG29 genome containing:
- a CDS encoding NADPH:quinone reductase, which gives rise to MKAVTYTRTGDSDVLVLGDREEPRPGAGEVRVRIHVSGVNPTDWKSRRGSGDAELPRPQVPNQDGAGVVDEVGGGVTAFRPGDRVWVWDAAYQRRDGTAQELVVLPERLVVALPDDVGFDAGASLGIPALTAHRALTAYEFAPEQLAPGTLEGRTVLVAGGAGAVGHAAIQLAVWAGATVIATVSSPEKGELARAAGAHHVVDYTESDTARAIGALAPRGVDIVVEVNVIANAELDVKVVGTNATVASYADSPGKTEVSIPVRPSMAKNIRWQFLLTYTVDERAKAAAVRAVSHALADGALPVGREHGLPITRYPLAETAAAHDAVEGGIVGKVLIDVA